Within the Bacteroidia bacterium genome, the region CCGGGTACACCGGATTTTTTTATTTGAAATTGTTTTATTTTTATAATATGAACAATTTGACCCGGAACAGCGGTAAGAAGGCAGATAAAATCAGAAGGTGCCAGGAATAATTTTTCAAAACGGCAGGGCAGAAAATTCGCATATAATGCTGTTATAATTATCAATATAAAATCAAAAACCCAAACGATGAGCGGTTATCGATTTACACGATTTATTCCTGATAAAAACAAGAAGGCGCCTTTTGAGCGGCTGTTGGATTTATTCATGCAGGTGCTGGTATATACTTCGGGCGATGTGGCTGAAGCGATGGAATGGATGAACATGCTGGACCGTGAACATGCACTCACTGACGATGAATACGGCATGGGCGATTTTATTAAGGAACTGAAAGAAAAAGGTTTCATTAAGGATGATGAACCCAACGGAACCATTGTCATAACGGCAAAGTCGGAGCGCAGCATCCGGCAACGGTCTTTGGATGAAATATTTGGAAAACTTAAAAAGGGCGGGCCCGGCAACCACAATACGCCCTATGCCGGAATGGGAGATGAAACGACCAGCGAGCACAGGAGCTTTCAATTTGGCGATTCGCTGGATAATATCGCCATGACGGAATCCCTGCGGAATGCTCAGATCAATCATGGAGTGAACGAATTCATGCTCACTGAAGACGATCTTGAAGTCCGTGAGCACGAGCATAAAAGCATTACTTCCACCATCCTTATGATTGATATTTCGCACTCCATGATCCTTTATGGAGAAGACCGCATCACACCCGCCAAGAAAGTGGCAATGGCGCTTTCCGAACTGATCAGCAGAAAATATCCCAAAGACACGCTGGATATTCTTGTGTTTGGGAATGATGCCTGGCAAATTGAGGTAAAGGACTTGCCTTACCTGCAGGTTGGACCTTTCCATACCAATACAGTGGCAGGATTGGAACTGGCAATGGACTTACTGCGCAGGAGAAAAACGCAGAACAAGCAGATCTTTATGATCACTGATGGAAAACCCACCTGCATTAAGGAAGGTGGTCATTATTATAAGAATAGCTTTGGCCTGGACCGGAAGATCATGAACCGGACAATGAACCTGGCAGCGCAATGCCGTGCATTGAAAATTCCCATCACTACCTTCATGGTAGCCTCCGATCCTTTTCTGCAAAAGTTCGTCAGAGAATTTACTGAGATCAACCACGGGCGCGCATTTTATTCGAGCCTCGAAGGGTTGGGAGAGTATATTTTTGAAGACTACATCAGAAACCGGAGAAAGAGAACGCGATAGCCGGCAGGCTGCCAGCGTTTCCAAACATTCACCTTTCGGCTTCGTTAGCAAACCCTACTTTTGACCTCCTATGCAAAAAGACCAAATCCAGGGAATTCGTACGCTTGAAGCACTGAAAGCGTCCGGCTATAAGCCCAGACCCGTAAAGGAAGAAATGCGCGAAAACCTCGTGGCAAAGCTGAAGAACAAGGAAAAAATATTTCCCGGCATCATTGGATATGAAGAGACTGTGATCCCTGATATTCAGCGCGCCATCCTTTCCCGCCACGACATTAACCTCCTGGGGCTGCGCGGCCAGGCAAAAACCCGCATCGCCCGCCAGCTTATTTCACTTCTCGATGAATACCTGCCTGTAGTAGAGGGCAGCGAGTTGAACGACAATCCTTTTGCACCGCTGAGCCGCTATGCGGTTGATTTGGTAGCGGAAAAAGGTGATAAGACACCCATCGCCTGGATTCACCGAAACGAGCGCTATACGGAGAAACTTGCCACACCTGACGTCAGCGTTGCAGACCTGATCGGGGACCTTGATCCTATAAAAGCGGCTTCCATGAAATTGAGCTATGCGGATGAGCGGGTCATCCATTTTGGGCTGATCCCACGGGCAAATCGTGGTATTTTCGCCATCAATGAATTGCCTGACCTGCAGCCACGCATCCAGGTGGCGCTGTTCAATATTTTGCAGGAAGGCGATATCCAGATCCGCGGCTTCAAGCTGAGGATGCCGCTGGACCTGATGTTTGTATTTACTGCCAACCCTGAAGATTATACCAACCGCGGCAGCATCGTTACACCCCTCAAGGATCGTATTGATTCTCAGATTCTGACGCACTATCCGGCAAGCATAGATGTCTCCAGGCAAATTACCCGGCAGGAGGCACGCATTTCAGACGAAACAAAAAAGAGGGTGCAGATATTCGAACCGACTGAAGATCTGGTGGAAGAAATTGCGTTCCAGGCGAGAGAGAGCGAATACGTAGATTCCAAGAGTGGCGTTTCAGCACGCCTCACTATTTCTGCATACGAAAACCTCCTGAGCGCGGCCGAATACCGCATGTTGCTGAATAACGAAAAAGAGGATTTCGTGAGGATGGCAGATTTCATGGGCGTTATTCCATCCATTACCGGCAAAATAGAACTGGTATATGAAGGCGAGCAGGAAGGCCCGGCTAACGTGGCGCAGCTCCTCATTGGCAAAGCCATCCGCAAGCAGTTCATTAATTATTTTCCGGATCCCGATAAATTCAAACGAAGTGAATTAAATAATCCATATCAAAAAATAGTCAGTTGGTTTGGGAAAGGAAACATTGTGGATATTCCTGGCAACATAGGCAAAATGGAATATTATAAAAAACTGGATGATGTGCCCGGCTTGCGAAAACTCGTAGCGCGATCTGTGCCTGGCCTCACGCATGAAAAGACTTATTTTTTCATGGAATTCGCACTGCATGGCCTTGCAGAATATTCACTTCTGGGCAAAGAATTTCTAAAGGGAAATACGGCATTTAAAGACCTGATCAGCGGCATGTTCAATTTTGAAGAAGGGGAGGAGTAGGGGCAGTAATTTAAACTTTAAGGTTCTACTGTATTTTAATGGAAAGACAGTTAAATTTTCTGCTGGAATTTGCTTTATGGCCATGCCAGCCCTGCTCCGTAGCGTAGGGCATTGAACGAGTCCACCATTGGGAGATTTAGGTGACTGTTATATATTCCACCATATTTAGGATAGAACTACTTTTATTTTTTTCTTTTATTTGAGTAATTCATTACGGGTGGTGTGAACTTCAGCTTTCATCCAAAATGGTGCATAAGGTTCTACCCTTTTTTTCTTTCCCTTCACGAATTTGATTTACCTCCTTCATGGCAGCTTTTATCCCTATCAGCGCTCTTGATTTCTTCTGCAATAAGGTATTTTCCTGATTGAGGTATTCACATTCTTCCAGGGGAACAATTACAGCTTTTTGTTCGCCTGCTTTGTTGGTAATATATTGAATTTTCATAATGTTAGTTATTCTTTTCAGGTAAGGCCCGTAAGTCTTGCAGTGATGCCTCTTGACCTTTCAGGTGTAAAAATATGGCGAAGAAAACTTATGGAGGAACCTCTAATTACATCCAATCAACTTCTACATCTCACATTTCAGCTACTTGTGGAATACCTGATTTGATGAATGTTCTTTTTGGATGCTTCCTGACAGACTCCTATCGGTCATTCAAAAATGCCTGACTTTTTTAACCGAACTTGCTAATTTTGCACAGCCAAAATTTAAAAAGTAAATGGCGAAGAACAACGATTTTCTAACATTAGCTTATTACTATTATACGGCACTCCCCAATGCCGGAGAATTTGCTGAGAAACATCTTGCCTACTGCAAATCCATCGGTTTGCGTGGTCGCATTATCGTGGCAGATGAGGGCATAAACGGGACAGTATCTGCCCCGCAGGCGATAGCCGAAAAATACATGGACTACTTGCGTTCTTTGCCCTATTTTCCTGGCATTTCATTTAAGGTGCACCAAACGGAGCAGCACGTTTTTAAAACGGTGCATGTACGCTATAAGGCTGAAATTGTCAATTCCGGATTGACGGCAGCGGACGACATTAAGCCATATAAAGAAACCGGAAAGCACCTTGAACCAAAAGATTTCCGCGAGATGATGGACCGCGATGATGTGGTGGTGCTGGATGTGCGCTCTAATTACGAACATACCCTGGGCCGCTTCAGGAAGGCCGTAACGCTGGATATGGAGAACTTCCGCGAATTCCCCGACAAGTTGCAGGAACTTGAGCAATACAAAGACAAAACAGTAGTGACCTACTGCACTGGCGGCATCAAGTGCGAAAAGGCTTCTGCGCTGCTGTTAAAGAAAGGATTCAGGGATGTTTACCAGCTCAAGGGCGGTATCCTGAATTATGGCAAAGAAGCGGGCGGAGAGAATTTCGATGGCAAATGCTACGTATTTGATGAGCGGATTTCAGTAGATGTGAATCAGGTAAATCCAACACTGGTCTCCACCTGCGCTCATTGCGGGGAGAAGACCTCCAGGATGGTGAACTGCGCCAATCCCCTGTGCAATGATCAATTCGTGATGTGCGAAAAATGCGGATGGGAGTGGGAGGGCGCCTGCTCCGATGCCTGCCGCGACCATGAGAAAAAACGACCGTATACTGGCAGCGGATATTATAACAAGGCGAGCCAGGATAGTTATACTGCAAAAGCGCTAAAAT harbors:
- a CDS encoding VWA domain-containing protein, which translates into the protein MSGYRFTRFIPDKNKKAPFERLLDLFMQVLVYTSGDVAEAMEWMNMLDREHALTDDEYGMGDFIKELKEKGFIKDDEPNGTIVITAKSERSIRQRSLDEIFGKLKKGGPGNHNTPYAGMGDETTSEHRSFQFGDSLDNIAMTESLRNAQINHGVNEFMLTEDDLEVREHEHKSITSTILMIDISHSMILYGEDRITPAKKVAMALSELISRKYPKDTLDILVFGNDAWQIEVKDLPYLQVGPFHTNTVAGLELAMDLLRRRKTQNKQIFMITDGKPTCIKEGGHYYKNSFGLDRKIMNRTMNLAAQCRALKIPITTFMVASDPFLQKFVREFTEINHGRAFYSSLEGLGEYIFEDYIRNRRKRTR
- a CDS encoding sigma 54-interacting transcriptional regulator — protein: MQKDQIQGIRTLEALKASGYKPRPVKEEMRENLVAKLKNKEKIFPGIIGYEETVIPDIQRAILSRHDINLLGLRGQAKTRIARQLISLLDEYLPVVEGSELNDNPFAPLSRYAVDLVAEKGDKTPIAWIHRNERYTEKLATPDVSVADLIGDLDPIKAASMKLSYADERVIHFGLIPRANRGIFAINELPDLQPRIQVALFNILQEGDIQIRGFKLRMPLDLMFVFTANPEDYTNRGSIVTPLKDRIDSQILTHYPASIDVSRQITRQEARISDETKKRVQIFEPTEDLVEEIAFQARESEYVDSKSGVSARLTISAYENLLSAAEYRMLLNNEKEDFVRMADFMGVIPSITGKIELVYEGEQEGPANVAQLLIGKAIRKQFINYFPDPDKFKRSELNNPYQKIVSWFGKGNIVDIPGNIGKMEYYKKLDDVPGLRKLVARSVPGLTHEKTYFFMEFALHGLAEYSLLGKEFLKGNTAFKDLISGMFNFEEGEE
- a CDS encoding rhodanese-related sulfurtransferase, encoding MAKNNDFLTLAYYYYTALPNAGEFAEKHLAYCKSIGLRGRIIVADEGINGTVSAPQAIAEKYMDYLRSLPYFPGISFKVHQTEQHVFKTVHVRYKAEIVNSGLTAADDIKPYKETGKHLEPKDFREMMDRDDVVVLDVRSNYEHTLGRFRKAVTLDMENFREFPDKLQELEQYKDKTVVTYCTGGIKCEKASALLLKKGFRDVYQLKGGILNYGKEAGGENFDGKCYVFDERISVDVNQVNPTLVSTCAHCGEKTSRMVNCANPLCNDQFVMCEKCGWEWEGACSDACRDHEKKRPYTGSGYYNKASQDSYTAKALKS